From Anopheles arabiensis isolate DONGOLA chromosome 3, AaraD3, whole genome shotgun sequence, a single genomic window includes:
- the LOC120903958 gene encoding protein sine oculis — MDTSGLSPLADLDSSSGGSDGVGGFNHGQTIYMTQGVYRDNSNPIKTLFFSEKLQEFTDKDSYHLQHHQERKFHDTGYNQMKAGPQGQVHHNGDIIYYASKQISEGSPGSVLVNGSSNNTNGSSTGSSNNNGGNLLANNSVVPNGLSSCGALPRTDNNNSSYLQSLQPPPPHPQPPSSAASGGHPLGSSNGPIGPDLERKCFSFSPEQIQCMCEALQQEGDLEKLATFLWSLSPSDLISGNESLLRARALVAYHRGLYHELYAVLESHFFSPKYHADLQALWFKAHYREAEKVRGRPLGAVDKYRLRKKYPLPKTIWDGEETVYCFKEKSRNALKDCYTRNRYPTPDEKKTLAKKTGLTLTQVSNWFKNRRQRDRTPQSSRPDLMMSVLPVTPDQMDGSYQRLFNVANYGPAHGYHANDMYAVQ; from the exons ATGGATACCTCAGGATTATCGCCCCTGGCGGATCTGGATTCTAGCTCCGGTGGATCGGATGGCGTCGGCGGATTCAATCATGGACAAACCATTTATATGACCCAAGGAg TGTACCGTGACAACTCGAACCCGATCAAGACGCTCTTTTTCTCGGAAAAGCTGCAAGAATTCACTGACAAGGACTCGTACCATCTCCAGCACCACCAGGAGCGGAAGTTTCACGACACGGGCTACAACCAGATGAAGGCAGGACCACAAGGTCAGGTGCATCACAACGGCGACATAATCTACTATGCCA GTAAACAAATAAGTGAAGGCTCCCCGGGCAGTGTGCTGGTAAAtgggagcagcaacaacaccaacggTAGCAGCACGGGCAGCAGTAACAATAATGGTGGAAATCTGCTGGCCAACAACTCCGTCGTACCGAACGGTTTGTCATCGTGTGGAGCGCTTCCAAGGacggacaacaacaacagctcctATTTGCAATCGCTGCAACCACCTCCACCTCATCCTCAACCACCATCATCCGCAGCATCGGGCGGCCATCCACTCGGTTCCAGCAACGGACCGATCGGTCCCGATCTGGAGCGCAAATGTTTCAGCTTCAGCCCGGAACAGAtccagtgtatgtgtgaagcCCTCCAGCAGGAAGGTGACCTGGAGAAGTTGGCCACCTTCCTGTGGAGCCTTTCGCCGAGCGACCTAATCAGCGGCAATGAAAGCTTACTCCGGGCACGTGCACTCGTCGCCTACCATCGGGGCCTGTACCACGAGCTGTACGCCGTGCTAGAGTCACACTTCTTCTCGCCCAAGTACCATGCCGATCTGCAAGCGCTCTGGTTCAAAGCGCACTACCGCGAGGCGGAAAAGGTCCGGGGCCGACCGCTCGGCGCGGTGGACAAGTATCGGTTGCGCAAGAAGTACCCGCTGCCGAAAACGATCTGGGACGGGGAGGAGACGGTGTACTGCTTCAAGGAGAAGAGCCGAAACGCGCTGAAGGACTGCTACACCCGCAACCGTTACCCGACGCCGGACGAGAAGAAAACGCTGGCGAAGAAGACGGGCCTAACGCTGACGCAAGTGTCCAACTGGTTCAAGAACCGGCGGCAGCGGGACCGAACGCCTCAGAGCAGCCGACC TGATCTGATGATGTCGGTGCTGCCGGTCACACCGGACCAGATGGATGGCAGCTATCAGCGGCTGTTTAATGTGGCCAATTATGGGCCTGCGCACGGTTATCACGCAAATGATATGTACGCGGTGCAGTAA
- the LOC120903032 gene encoding aldo-keto reductase family 1 member B1-like, with the protein MAPKIPTVFFKNGSPIPALGLGTWNSPPGQVTLAVKDAIDVGYRHIDCAHVYENEHEVGAGIAAKVAQGNVKREDLFITSKLWNTYHRPDLVKGALQATLRNLNLKYLDLYLIHWPVAYREGDELFPLRPDGKRVHFSNVDYIDTWPAMERLVEAGLVRNIGLSNFNVQQVQRVLDVARIPPATNQIECHPYLHQASLTEFCKRHDVTITAYSPLGSPARPWVKQDDPVLLEDAVVQRLAQKHSKTPAQILIRYQHQLGHVVIPKSVSRQRIASNADVFGFELDAPDLKQLAGLERNGRICPESFSFGHPHHPFEAEFRKGRR; encoded by the exons ATGGCTCCAAAAATCCCGACtgtattctttaaaaatgGATCTCCAATACCAGCGCTGGGTCTCGGGACCTGGAAC TCACCTCCCGGGCAGGTGACACTAGCGGTGAAAGATGCAATCGACGTCGGCTACCGACACATCGACTGTGCGCACGTCTACGAGAACGAGCATGAAGTAGGCGCTGGGATTGCGGCCAAAGTCGCACAAGGAAACGTCAAGCG GGAAGATCTTTTCATCACGAGTAAACTGTGGAACACATATCACCGACCAGACCTGGTCAAGGGAGCACTTCAAGCGACGCTGCGCAATCTCAATCTCAAATATCTCGACCTGTACCTCATCCATTGGCCGGTAGCGTACCGTGAAGGTGACGAACTATTCCCGCTCCGTCCCGACGGCAAGCGAGTGCACTTTTCCAACGTAGACTACATCGATACGTGGCCCGCAATGGAACGGTTGGTAGAGGCAGGGCTGGTGCGCAATATCGGACTATCGAACTTTAACGTGCAGCAGGTGCAGCGCGTACTAGACGTGGCCCGTATCCCGCCGGCCACCAATCAAATCGAATGCCACCCATATCTGCATCAGGCGAGTTTGACCGAATTCTGCAAACGACACGACGTCACCATTACAGCGTACAGTCCGTTGGGATCACCGGCCCGGCCTTGGGTGAAGCAGGACGATCCAGTCCTCCTGGAAGATGCCGTCGTACAGCGGCTCGCCCAGAAGCACTCCAAAACACCCGCCCAGATACTGATCCGCTACCAGCACCAGCTGGGCCACGTGGTAATACCAAAGTCCGTTAGCCGACAGCGCATCGCCTCCAATGCGGACGTGTTTGGGTTCGAGCTGGACGCGCCCGATCTGAAACAGCTTGCCGGCCTCGAGCGCAACGGTCGCAtctgtccggagtcgttcagctTCGGCCATCCGCACCATCCCTTCGAGGCAGAGTTCCGCAAAGGTCGCCGATGA
- the LOC120903031 gene encoding uncharacterized protein LOC120903031, translating into MHNNRCLIYLIKELQRVRNPGSNKFVLLVDKTFPERLSLQYLRDALLNLGIGYAVVLPYDQVNSPHEPRRLIRISFTQQLTARTTKFPNLRRLFRLNGQSLDGMRVSGALFQFFPFSYITPSRQWAGTDYYLWSLISTQLRLRLEFKYVNRAGPNYSSGAYSLAMLNKSVNFVATRDMVVLDHAPKLHLTSRDYFNLVVPKPVKLNLIDAMVQPFNGTVWLMIGVLLGVRVFAGYLQDLFGLLDRSGTLRKWLRSLQAPHCPCPQWVQLAADVLTFLLIEAYLAQVTSLLLTLRFIEGPRDLNEFIASNIRIVEPYESTLSLVQVETGQRALLKTRFVKRTAEELARPNQDDAFVELRSRVAFQSYGTEPFDPVTGRRNFYLLDEPLADVRFQYSFAKETAFMGVAQDYMLRCEENGLRMRMDESFERWAKIKKLRKEYGINGTVLEFSDLNSLWICMGIGWLSSGLLLLAERFVHSRVVRRAS; encoded by the exons ATG CATAACAACAGGTGCTTGATCTACTTGATAAAGGAGTTACAGCGTGTCCGCAATCCTGGAAGCAATAAATTTGTGCTGTTGGTTGATAAAACCTTCCCGGAGCGTCTTAGCCTGCAGTACCTACGGGACGCACTGCTCAACCTCGGTATAGGCTATGCGGTGGTTTTACCCTACGATCAAGTTAACTCCCCGCATGAGCCTAGACGTTTAATTCGCATCAGTTTCACACAGCAGCTCACTGCGAGAACGACAAAATTCCCAAACTTGCGACGTCTGTTCCGCTTGAACGGCCAATCGCTCGATGGGATGCGCGTGTCCGGCGCATTGTTTCAATTCTTCCCCTTCAGCTACATCACGCCGAGCCGACAATGGGCCGGTACGGATTACTATCTGTGGAGCTTAATCTCGACACAGCTGCGATTGCGCCTGGAGTTTAAGTACGTCAATCGAGCCGGTCCGAACTACTCCAGTGGTGCGTATTCGCTTGCGATGCTCAACAAATCGGTGAATTTTGTCGCGACCCGGGACATGGTTGTGCTCGACCACGCTCCCAAGCTGCATCTTACCTCGCGCGACTACTTCAATCTGGTCGTACCGAAGCCGGTGAAGCTGAACCTTATCGATGCGATGGTGCAACCGTTTAACGGAACAGTTTGGCTCATGATCGGGGTATTGTTGGGCGTTCGCGTATTTGCTGGCTATTTGCAGGACCTTTTCGGTCTGCTTGATAGAAGCGGTACATTGCGCAAATGGTTGCGTTCCCTTCAAGCCCCTCACTGTCCCTGCCCACAATGGGTACAGCTTGCCGCGGATGTGCTAACGTTCCTGCTAATCGAGGCGTACCTGGCGCAGGTCACATCTCTTCTCCTAACGCTGCGCTTCATCGAGGGACCGCGAGATTTGAACGAATTTATAGCCTCCAACATACGGATAGTGGAACCGTACGAAAGTACCCTTTCGCTGGTGCAGGTTGAGACGGGACAGCGGGCACTGCTGAAGACGCGATTCGTGAAGCGTACGGCGGAAGAGCTGGCACGGCCCAACCAGGACGATGCGTTCGTGGAGCTGCGGAGTCGCGTCGCGTTCCAATCGTACGGTACGGAACCGTTCGATCCGGTTACGGGCCGGCGGAACTTTTACCTGCTGGATGAGCCGCTGGCCGATGTGAGGTTTCAGTATAGCTTTGCGAAGGAAACGGCTTTTATGGGGGTGGCCCAGGACTATATGCTACGGTGCGAGGAGAATGGGCTGCGGATGCGGATGGACGAGTCGTTCGAGCGTTGGGCGAAGATTAAGAAACTGCGGAAGGAGTATGGCATTAATGGGACCGTGCTGGAGTTTTCCGATCTTAACTCGCTCTGGATCTGTATGGGCATTGGATGGTTGAGCAGTGGGTTACTGCTTTTGGCTGAACGTTTTGTGCACTCGCGGGTGGTTCGGCGAGCATCTTGA